Proteins encoded within one genomic window of Geotalea daltonii FRC-32:
- a CDS encoding response regulator produces the protein MKRILLVEDNPDDEALTLRALQKVALNDEIVIARDGVEALDIAFGRGEYGNGNGSSKPRLILLDLKLPKVDGLEVLRQLRANSETRTIPIVVFTSSSEELDILHSYCLGANSYIRKPVEFSQFCDALRQISGYWLSLCQLPPQIDCQR, from the coding sequence GTGAAAAGGATTCTGCTGGTTGAGGACAATCCCGATGATGAGGCTTTGACCCTGCGGGCATTGCAAAAGGTTGCTCTCAATGACGAAATTGTCATTGCCCGTGATGGGGTTGAGGCTCTCGATATTGCCTTCGGCCGAGGAGAGTATGGCAACGGTAACGGGAGCAGTAAGCCTCGTCTGATACTGCTGGACCTCAAACTGCCAAAGGTGGACGGGCTGGAAGTGCTGCGCCAGTTGCGAGCCAACAGCGAAACCCGGACAATTCCGATCGTTGTTTTTACCTCTTCTTCGGAAGAGCTGGACATTCTGCACAGCTATTGTCTTGGGGCGAACAGCTATATCCGCAAGCCGGTGGAATTCAGCCAGTTCTGCGACGCACTGCGCCAGATAAGTGGCTATTGGCTGTCTTTATGCCAGCTGCCTCCGCAAATTGATTGCCAACGATGA
- the uvrB gene encoding excinuclease ABC subunit UvrB, with protein MDFRLSSDYKPRGDQPQAIDELTQGIIRGDRDQVLLGVTGSGKTFTMANIIANINRPALILAPNKTLAAQLYGEFKELFPDNAVEYFVSYYDYYQPEAYLPTTDTFIEKDSSINDEIDKMRHSATRSLLTRRDVIIVASVSCIYGIGSPASYQEMHIFFHQGDDVPRDEFLKKLVAIQYERNDVDFHRGTFRVRGDIVEVFPAHDDERALRIEFFGDTVEAISEIDPLRGQVIQKLAKCAIYPASHYVANKETLDRAIEQIRLELEERIRYFREQNMLLEAQRIEQRTFFDIEMMEEMGFCQGIENYSRHFDGRSAGEPPYTLIDYFPGDFVLFIDESHITVSQVGGMYRGDRSRKETLVNYGFRLPSALDNRPLNFQEFTKKLNQTVYVSATPAEYELKQAGGVVVEQVIRPTGLLDPQVEVRPASGQVDDLLHEVRLTVEKGERVLVTTLTKRMAEELTDYYRELGIKVRYLHSDIDTIQRMQIIRDLRLGEFDVLVGINLLREGLDIPEVSLVAIFDADKEGFLRSERSLIQTCGRAARNLSGCVIMYADSVTRSMQACIDVTSKRRQIQQEYNRENNITPQSVKKQIRNILESVEEHDYVTVPLAAETMEEYVAVKDIPKLVKKLRKEMLAAAKELDFEKAAGLRDRIKKLEDQELKLR; from the coding sequence ATGGATTTCAGACTAAGCAGTGACTACAAGCCACGGGGTGACCAGCCCCAGGCCATAGACGAGCTTACCCAAGGTATTATTCGGGGGGATCGTGATCAGGTGCTTCTGGGGGTGACCGGCTCCGGCAAGACCTTTACCATGGCCAACATCATCGCCAACATCAATCGCCCGGCGCTGATCCTGGCCCCCAACAAGACGCTTGCAGCCCAGCTCTACGGCGAATTCAAGGAGCTGTTTCCTGACAATGCAGTGGAGTATTTCGTCTCCTACTATGACTATTACCAGCCCGAGGCCTATCTTCCCACCACCGACACCTTCATCGAAAAAGATTCATCCATCAATGACGAGATCGACAAGATGCGTCACTCGGCTACCCGCTCCCTGCTCACCCGTCGCGACGTCATCATCGTTGCATCTGTTTCCTGCATTTACGGCATCGGCTCGCCCGCTTCCTATCAGGAGATGCACATCTTCTTCCACCAGGGGGACGATGTTCCCCGGGACGAATTTCTGAAAAAGCTGGTCGCCATCCAGTACGAAAGGAATGATGTCGATTTCCACCGCGGTACCTTCCGGGTCAGGGGGGACATCGTCGAGGTGTTTCCTGCCCACGACGATGAAAGGGCACTGCGCATCGAATTTTTTGGCGATACGGTAGAGGCCATTTCGGAGATCGACCCCCTGCGCGGCCAAGTGATCCAGAAACTGGCAAAGTGCGCCATCTATCCGGCCTCCCATTATGTGGCCAACAAGGAGACCCTGGACCGGGCCATCGAGCAGATCCGCCTGGAACTGGAGGAACGGATCCGCTATTTTCGTGAGCAGAACATGCTGCTGGAAGCCCAGCGCATCGAGCAGCGCACCTTTTTCGACATTGAAATGATGGAAGAGATGGGATTCTGCCAGGGGATAGAGAATTATTCCCGGCATTTCGATGGGCGCTCAGCCGGCGAGCCACCCTATACCCTGATCGACTACTTCCCCGGAGATTTCGTGCTCTTTATCGATGAATCCCACATCACCGTTTCCCAAGTGGGGGGGATGTATCGGGGGGACCGCAGCCGCAAGGAAACGCTGGTCAACTACGGCTTCCGCCTTCCTTCGGCCCTGGACAACCGGCCCCTCAACTTCCAGGAGTTCACGAAAAAGTTGAACCAGACGGTCTATGTATCCGCGACGCCGGCTGAATACGAGCTGAAACAGGCGGGGGGCGTAGTTGTGGAGCAGGTGATCAGGCCGACGGGGCTCCTGGACCCGCAGGTTGAGGTCCGCCCTGCTTCGGGACAGGTGGATGATCTGCTCCATGAGGTTCGCCTGACCGTGGAAAAGGGTGAACGGGTGCTGGTGACAACCCTGACCAAGCGGATGGCCGAAGAACTGACCGATTACTACCGTGAACTGGGCATTAAAGTCCGTTATCTCCACTCGGATATCGACACCATTCAGCGCATGCAGATTATCCGTGACCTCCGGCTCGGCGAGTTTGACGTGCTGGTGGGCATAAACCTGCTCAGAGAGGGATTGGACATCCCCGAGGTGTCCCTGGTGGCAATCTTCGATGCGGACAAGGAGGGTTTTCTACGTTCCGAGCGTTCTCTGATTCAGACCTGCGGCCGTGCCGCCAGAAACCTGTCGGGCTGCGTCATCATGTATGCGGATAGTGTTACCCGATCGATGCAGGCTTGTATAGATGTCACTTCGAAGCGGCGGCAGATTCAGCAGGAATATAACAGGGAAAACAACATTACCCCCCAGAGTGTGAAGAAACAGATACGCAACATTCTGGAATCGGTGGAGGAGCATGACTACGTCACCGTGCCGCTGGCGGCGGAGACCATGGAAGAATACGTGGCGGTGAAGGATATTCCCAAGCTGGTGAAGAAGTTGCGCAAGGAGATGCTTGCTGCGGCGAAGGAGCTGGATTTCGAAAAGGCGGCAGGCTTACGGGACCGGATCAAAAAGCTGGAAGACCAGGAGTTGAAGCTTCGTTAG
- the pcnB gene encoding polynucleotide adenylyltransferase PcnB produces the protein MEPLKPLIISRADHNISRRSLSPNAVKVLYRLKDNGFTAYLVGGGVRDLLLGREPKDFDIVTDATPLQIKKMFRNCRLIGRRFRLAHLHFQDEIIEVATFRSARLDDVPAEEPAAMDESEGHTLTGRSPLLLKSEDGMVLRDNIFGTPAEDAVRRDFTVNALAYNISDFSLIDYVGGLDDLQRGVIRTIGDSGIRFVEDPVRMIRAVRFAAMLGFRVEETTWQTILELSPTVTKASPPRLYEEVLKLFLLGAGERTYQLLRQSGIFSALFPHFNDWLERESDGFPHTWVGKALDHLDNAIQNGEKVQPPLLFALMFSQYLQEKAESFRKAGLPAHPAVNAAVAEFMGEVAPTVQFPNRVAILIRDILTSQHRLRKIPGRHPETFATRHGFAEALSYLRFASAITGEDKKVLAWWEKFQLEPQSDIRPDGEPLQKRRRRRKRRKKTSEKPGI, from the coding sequence ATGGAACCACTCAAGCCGCTGATAATATCCCGTGCAGACCACAACATCTCTCGCCGCTCCCTGAGTCCCAATGCTGTCAAAGTTCTCTATCGTCTCAAGGACAACGGGTTTACCGCCTATCTTGTCGGAGGTGGAGTACGAGACCTGCTGCTGGGCAGGGAGCCGAAAGATTTTGATATCGTTACCGATGCCACTCCGTTGCAGATCAAGAAGATGTTCCGCAACTGCCGCCTGATCGGGAGGCGCTTTCGGCTGGCCCACCTGCATTTTCAGGATGAAATAATCGAAGTGGCAACCTTCCGCTCTGCCAGACTGGATGATGTACCTGCAGAAGAACCGGCCGCCATGGATGAATCGGAAGGCCACACTTTAACCGGCCGCTCGCCACTGCTGCTGAAAAGCGAAGACGGCATGGTATTGCGCGATAATATCTTCGGCACCCCCGCAGAAGATGCGGTCAGGCGCGACTTCACCGTCAACGCCCTGGCTTACAATATCAGTGATTTTTCTCTAATCGATTATGTGGGCGGCTTGGATGACCTGCAAAGAGGGGTGATCCGCACCATCGGCGACTCCGGAATCCGGTTCGTGGAAGATCCGGTACGGATGATCCGCGCTGTGCGATTCGCCGCCATGTTGGGCTTCCGCGTCGAAGAAACAACCTGGCAGACCATTCTGGAGCTCAGCCCCACTGTCACGAAAGCTTCGCCACCCAGACTTTATGAGGAAGTACTCAAGCTGTTCCTGCTGGGGGCAGGTGAACGCACCTACCAGCTCCTGCGACAGAGCGGCATTTTTTCCGCTCTCTTCCCCCACTTCAATGACTGGCTCGAAAGGGAAAGTGACGGATTCCCCCACACCTGGGTCGGCAAGGCCCTGGATCACTTGGACAATGCGATTCAAAACGGGGAAAAAGTGCAACCTCCCCTGCTTTTTGCCCTCATGTTCAGCCAATACCTGCAGGAGAAAGCGGAAAGCTTCCGCAAGGCGGGCCTGCCTGCTCACCCTGCCGTTAATGCTGCTGTTGCCGAATTCATGGGTGAAGTAGCCCCTACCGTCCAGTTTCCCAATCGGGTCGCTATCCTCATTCGCGATATCCTCACCAGCCAGCACCGTCTGCGCAAGATACCGGGGCGCCACCCGGAGACTTTCGCCACACGCCATGGTTTTGCCGAGGCATTGTCTTACCTGCGCTTTGCTTCCGCCATTACCGGAGAAGACAAAAAGGTCCTGGCATGGTGGGAAAAATTTCAGCTGGAACCTCAATCTGATATTCGACCCGATGGGGAGCCTCTGCAAAAACGTCGACGGCGCAGGAAACGAAGGAAAAAAACTTCGGAAAAACCCGGTATATGA
- a CDS encoding exosortase system-associated protein, TIGR04073 family codes for MRVIVAGLPLLLLCILTVPAFAQEAQQPEAIAEKMSFKLVRGLTNVVTGVVEVPKQSYLTVRDRGNIGYVVGPVKGMGMALYRTLLGAVETVFFMVPQPGYYDPMVNPEYVWHGWEKRPEVSLVNDAEPVEKGE; via the coding sequence ATGCGTGTTATTGTTGCAGGTTTACCCCTTTTACTGCTCTGTATCCTTACTGTACCTGCCTTTGCCCAGGAGGCCCAGCAACCCGAAGCCATTGCAGAAAAGATGTCCTTTAAGCTGGTGCGGGGATTGACAAACGTGGTGACCGGGGTTGTGGAGGTTCCGAAGCAGTCATATCTGACGGTGCGCGACCGTGGCAATATCGGCTACGTCGTGGGCCCGGTAAAAGGGATGGGCATGGCCTTGTACCGGACACTGTTGGGCGCGGTGGAAACGGTATTTTTCATGGTGCCGCAGCCGGGGTATTACGATCCCATGGTTAATCCCGAATACGTGTGGCATGGTTGGGAAAAGCGGCCTGAAGTGAGCCTTGTTAACGACGCCGAGCCCGTGGAAAAGGGAGAATAG
- a CDS encoding TIGR03960 family B12-binding radical SAM protein, which yields MSNDFLLSVEKPARYMGGEMGAVARPDAEIRFALAFPDVYEVGMSHLGLRILYSILNQERWLAAERVYAPWPDMEDQLRLDGKPLSTLETSTPLAETDIVGFTLQYELSYSNILNMLELAGIPLLACERGKEFPLILGGGPCACNPEPLADFFDAFLLGDGEDAVLEIAKVCRQWKSAGEAKADLLHRLSLIEGVYIPAFFSVSHDAVGRIEAIKPLKHGYDKVRRRIAPDLNALSYPTAPVVPFLKTVHDRVSMEIARGCTRGCRFCQAGYIYRPLRERTPAQVMEKIEETLRNTGYDEISLLSLSAGDYGCLTPLLQKLMHRYAQERIAVSLPSLRVGSLTPEMVAEINKVRKTGFTLAPEAGSDRLRQVINKGITEPDLLDTAYQVYGAGWRLIKLYFMIGLPTETMEDVLGIAELARQVKYQGKRAGQGGEVNVAVSSFVPKANTPFQWEQQISYEEILEKQQFLRQELKKRKLNLKWHDAPLTVMEGVFARGDRLLGKVLLEARRLGCRFDGWGEHFRFARWQEAFAAAGIDPLFYHRRRDLDEILPWDHLDSGISREFLLAELEKASGGIYTPDCRNGQCSGCGVCDFKAVRMRLNEPEEAIVAADGAQPDETVDAERIRLRFQKIGRMRFLSHLEMLNLFIRAVGRAHIPIRYSQGFHPHPKFSFATALSVGVESWAEYMDMEVAAGFGAERLLEALNQVLPEGVRVMESQVIPLKSESLSVIITGTRYRVKLPSGTVQGLTGQVDHFLSLDSFPHRREKKGKLVEFDLRHEVISLSATADVVLMEVRRGKPLEFVTAITGLPREAFAGATIEKLEVLFN from the coding sequence TTGAGTAACGATTTTTTGCTTTCTGTAGAAAAGCCTGCCCGCTATATGGGTGGAGAGATGGGTGCCGTTGCCAGACCAGACGCTGAGATAAGGTTTGCCCTGGCATTCCCTGACGTATATGAAGTGGGCATGAGCCATTTGGGACTGCGGATACTCTACAGCATTCTGAATCAAGAACGCTGGCTAGCTGCCGAGCGCGTCTATGCCCCATGGCCCGACATGGAAGATCAACTTCGGCTTGACGGAAAGCCGCTTTCTACGTTGGAAACCTCAACCCCTCTGGCTGAAACGGACATCGTAGGTTTTACCCTTCAATACGAGCTGTCCTACAGTAACATCCTCAATATGCTGGAACTGGCAGGCATACCACTGCTGGCTTGCGAAAGGGGGAAGGAATTTCCCCTGATCCTGGGGGGTGGCCCCTGTGCCTGTAACCCGGAGCCCCTTGCCGACTTTTTCGATGCCTTCCTCCTTGGGGATGGTGAAGATGCGGTCCTTGAGATTGCAAAAGTCTGCCGTCAATGGAAAAGTGCCGGTGAAGCCAAGGCAGACCTTCTCCATCGCCTGTCGCTGATCGAGGGTGTTTATATCCCGGCATTTTTCTCGGTTTCCCATGACGCTGTCGGAAGAATTGAGGCCATCAAGCCTCTGAAGCATGGCTATGATAAGGTGAGACGGCGCATTGCCCCTGACCTTAATGCCCTGAGTTACCCTACTGCCCCTGTTGTGCCTTTTCTTAAAACGGTCCACGACCGGGTCAGCATGGAGATTGCCCGTGGCTGCACCCGCGGTTGCCGTTTCTGTCAGGCGGGTTACATATACCGTCCTTTGCGCGAGCGGACCCCGGCGCAGGTCATGGAAAAAATAGAAGAGACCCTGCGCAATACAGGTTACGATGAAATATCCCTGCTTTCTCTTTCTGCGGGTGACTATGGTTGTCTTACTCCCTTGCTCCAGAAACTGATGCACCGCTATGCCCAGGAACGCATTGCTGTTTCGCTACCGTCACTGCGGGTGGGAAGCCTGACACCGGAAATGGTGGCAGAGATAAACAAGGTGAGGAAGACAGGTTTCACCCTTGCCCCTGAAGCAGGCAGCGACCGGCTCCGCCAGGTGATCAACAAGGGGATAACCGAGCCCGATCTGCTGGATACCGCCTATCAGGTCTATGGCGCAGGCTGGCGGCTGATCAAGCTTTATTTCATGATCGGACTGCCGACGGAGACTATGGAAGACGTTCTGGGGATTGCCGAGCTGGCCAGGCAGGTCAAATATCAAGGGAAGCGTGCCGGCCAGGGGGGCGAGGTCAATGTTGCCGTCAGCAGCTTTGTGCCAAAAGCGAATACTCCCTTTCAATGGGAACAACAGATCAGCTATGAAGAGATCCTGGAGAAGCAGCAGTTCCTGCGCCAGGAGTTGAAGAAGCGCAAACTCAACTTGAAGTGGCACGATGCCCCATTGACGGTTATGGAAGGGGTATTTGCCAGGGGTGACCGACTGCTGGGCAAGGTTTTGCTTGAGGCCAGACGGCTGGGCTGCCGATTCGACGGCTGGGGAGAGCATTTCAGGTTTGCCCGCTGGCAGGAGGCGTTCGCCGCTGCAGGCATCGACCCGCTTTTCTACCACCGTCGACGGGATCTGGATGAGATACTCCCTTGGGACCACCTGGACAGCGGCATCAGCAGGGAATTTCTGCTGGCGGAACTTGAAAAGGCTTCCGGTGGCATTTATACCCCCGACTGTCGTAATGGCCAGTGTTCCGGGTGCGGGGTCTGCGATTTTAAGGCTGTGCGCATGCGACTTAATGAGCCCGAAGAGGCGATTGTAGCCGCAGACGGAGCACAGCCGGATGAAACCGTCGATGCGGAGCGGATCAGGCTTCGTTTCCAGAAAATCGGCCGGATGCGTTTCCTTAGTCACCTGGAAATGCTAAACCTTTTCATACGAGCAGTGGGCAGGGCACACATCCCCATTCGCTATTCCCAAGGGTTTCATCCCCATCCGAAATTCTCCTTTGCCACGGCGCTTTCCGTGGGGGTTGAATCCTGGGCTGAATATATGGATATGGAGGTGGCTGCGGGCTTTGGTGCCGAGCGACTGCTGGAGGCCCTCAACCAGGTACTGCCGGAAGGTGTGCGGGTGATGGAATCGCAAGTAATCCCGTTGAAGAGCGAGTCCCTATCGGTTATCATTACAGGGACCCGTTACCGGGTAAAACTTCCTTCAGGCACGGTGCAGGGCCTTACTGGCCAGGTGGATCACTTTCTTTCCCTGGATTCTTTTCCCCATCGGCGTGAAAAGAAAGGCAAGCTTGTGGAGTTCGATCTGCGGCATGAGGTCATCAGCCTTTCTGCAACTGCTGATGTCGTGCTCATGGAGGTTCGGCGCGGCAAGCCGCTGGAATTTGTTACCGCGATTACCGGCCTGCCCCGGGAAGCGTTTGCCGGGGCAACCATAGAGAAGCTTGAGGTGCTGTTCAACTGA
- a CDS encoding exosortase system-associated protein, TIGR04073 family: MSLRGMFLIASAAVIWLLAATANLAHADDYRTVENAGPQEVVDAMATKAARGLANTATGWVEFPKQIYITAKDDGVAKGLFVGPLKGLGMTLVRTASGLLEAVTFFIPYPGFYDPYFDPAYVWQKE; the protein is encoded by the coding sequence ATGTCACTACGGGGGATGTTCCTCATTGCATCAGCTGCGGTAATCTGGCTCCTTGCTGCTACAGCCAATCTCGCCCATGCCGATGATTACCGCACCGTTGAAAATGCCGGTCCCCAGGAAGTGGTCGATGCAATGGCTACCAAGGCCGCGCGCGGTCTGGCGAACACGGCGACTGGGTGGGTTGAATTTCCCAAGCAGATATATATAACTGCCAAGGATGATGGCGTAGCCAAGGGGCTTTTCGTGGGGCCACTAAAGGGTCTCGGGATGACACTGGTGAGAACAGCATCAGGTCTGCTTGAAGCCGTTACCTTTTTTATTCCTTATCCGGGATTTTACGACCCTTATTTCGACCCGGCCTACGTTTGGCAGAAGGAGTAG
- a CDS encoding peroxiredoxin — protein sequence MSVCTLVTQEAPDFTAEAVMPDNTFAEIKLSAFRGKYVILFFYPLDFTFVCPSEILAFNKRLTDFKGKNCEVIGVSVDSKFTHLAWKNTPVENGGIGAIQYPLVQDLNKSIARSYGILFDDAVALRGLFLIDPNGKVRHAVINDLPLGRSVNEALRMVDALQFVETHGGEVCPANWQEGDDSMKASSEGVAAYLAKHG from the coding sequence ATGAGCGTTTGCACTTTAGTTACACAGGAAGCCCCGGATTTTACCGCTGAGGCGGTTATGCCGGACAACACCTTTGCCGAGATAAAATTGTCGGCGTTCCGCGGCAAGTATGTCATTCTTTTCTTCTATCCCCTAGACTTCACCTTCGTCTGTCCTTCTGAAATTCTTGCCTTCAACAAACGGCTGACCGATTTCAAAGGCAAGAACTGCGAGGTCATCGGCGTTTCTGTAGACTCAAAATTTACCCATCTGGCCTGGAAAAATACCCCTGTAGAGAACGGAGGCATCGGCGCCATCCAGTATCCTCTTGTTCAGGATCTGAACAAATCCATTGCCCGCTCCTACGGCATTTTGTTTGATGATGCTGTTGCCCTGCGTGGCCTGTTTCTCATCGATCCCAACGGCAAAGTCCGTCACGCCGTTATCAACGATCTGCCGCTGGGGCGTAGTGTAAATGAAGCTCTGCGTATGGTGGATGCCTTGCAGTTTGTGGAAACCCATGGCGGCGAAGTCTGTCCGGCCAACTGGCAGGAGGGGGATGATTCGATGAAGGCTTCAAGCGAAGGCGTAGCCGCTTATCTTGCCAAACACGGCTAG
- a CDS encoding ATP-binding protein, translated as MIRKIVQIDQKKCNGCGLCVPACAEGAIRIVDGKAVLSADNLCDGLGACLGDCPQDAIAIIEREADEFDEAAVETHLKENKKASAPVAEPHHHGGCPGSRAMSFATSSSTSAGKGEGTPSQLRQWPVQLNLVPITAPYFQNADLLITADCVPFAYADYHRDFLAGKAVVVGCPKLDDNQHYRDKLTELFKASSLKSITVLRMEVPCCGGIVMAARQALAASGKEIPFKEVTIGIRGEVVLD; from the coding sequence ATGATTAGAAAAATCGTACAGATAGACCAGAAGAAATGCAATGGCTGTGGGCTCTGCGTTCCAGCCTGTGCCGAAGGGGCGATAAGGATCGTTGACGGTAAGGCAGTGTTGTCGGCGGATAATCTCTGCGACGGGCTGGGAGCTTGTCTGGGAGATTGCCCACAGGATGCCATTGCCATTATCGAGCGGGAAGCAGACGAATTTGACGAGGCTGCAGTGGAAACCCACCTGAAGGAAAACAAGAAAGCATCTGCTCCGGTTGCCGAACCTCACCATCATGGCGGCTGCCCGGGGTCCCGTGCCATGTCCTTTGCCACTTCTTCTTCAACCTCAGCCGGCAAAGGGGAGGGCACGCCGAGCCAGTTGCGACAATGGCCGGTACAGCTAAACCTTGTTCCGATCACGGCACCATATTTCCAGAATGCCGACCTGCTCATTACCGCCGATTGCGTCCCTTTTGCCTACGCCGATTATCATAGGGATTTCCTTGCCGGCAAAGCAGTGGTCGTCGGCTGTCCAAAGCTGGACGACAACCAGCACTACCGGGATAAGCTTACCGAGCTGTTCAAGGCGTCCTCGCTAAAATCCATAACGGTCCTGCGCATGGAGGTGCCTTGCTGTGGTGGCATTGTCATGGCTGCCCGTCAGGCATTGGCAGCCTCAGGAAAAGAAATCCCCTTCAAAGAGGTGACCATCGGTATCCGGGGTGAAGTAGTCCTGGACTGA
- a CDS encoding nitrous oxide-stimulated promoter family protein encodes MEQFTDKQKKDLKVLITFVSFYCRARHGKNAEQSPLALPMELVSAFKRNAHLCGECAGLVAYAIEKRRRCPLDPKPSCKKCPVHCYSKEYRARIREVMAFSGKRMIMRGRLDLLWHYLF; translated from the coding sequence ATGGAACAGTTTACCGACAAGCAGAAAAAGGACCTGAAGGTCCTCATTACTTTTGTCAGTTTCTATTGCCGGGCCAGGCATGGAAAAAACGCGGAGCAAAGTCCCCTGGCATTGCCGATGGAGCTTGTCTCCGCATTTAAAAGGAATGCCCACCTTTGTGGCGAGTGTGCCGGCCTTGTCGCCTATGCCATTGAGAAGCGTCGCAGGTGTCCTCTTGACCCGAAACCATCCTGTAAAAAATGTCCCGTCCACTGTTACAGCAAAGAATATCGGGCCAGGATCAGGGAAGTGATGGCCTTTTCCGGCAAGCGCATGATCATGCGGGGACGGCTCGATCTTTTGTGGCACTATTTATTTTAG
- a CDS encoding YceI family protein, whose protein sequence is MKKAIASITAIIALALPLVASASTWNIDPDHSNVGFKVRHLMVSNVKGSFDKYTGKIELDDKDITRSRVTVAIDTNTVNTNVQKRDEHLRSADFFDVAKYPTMTFVSKKIAKAGKDKLKMTGDLTLHGITRPVVLAVEGLSKESKDPWGNIRRGAMATTKINRKDFGLVWNAALETGGVTVGDEVTITLEIELIKAQAK, encoded by the coding sequence ATGAAAAAAGCAATCGCATCCATAACTGCCATTATCGCCCTGGCACTGCCGCTGGTGGCTTCAGCCTCCACCTGGAACATCGACCCCGACCATTCAAATGTTGGATTTAAGGTACGACACCTGATGGTTTCCAACGTGAAAGGCAGTTTTGACAAGTACACGGGAAAAATCGAGCTGGATGACAAGGACATTACCAGATCAAGGGTAACAGTGGCCATCGACACCAACACGGTCAACACCAACGTGCAGAAACGGGATGAGCACCTGCGGAGTGCGGACTTCTTTGACGTTGCCAAATATCCGACCATGACTTTCGTTTCGAAAAAAATTGCCAAGGCAGGCAAAGACAAGCTCAAAATGACGGGGGACCTGACTCTTCACGGGATTACCCGCCCGGTAGTGTTGGCTGTGGAAGGGCTGTCAAAAGAGAGCAAGGACCCATGGGGTAACATCCGCCGCGGTGCTATGGCTACGACCAAAATAAATCGCAAGGATTTCGGTCTGGTGTGGAATGCTGCATTGGAAACCGGTGGGGTTACGGTCGGCGATGAAGTGACAATTACTCTGGAGATCGAGTTGATCAAGGCTCAGGCAAAATAG
- a CDS encoding twin-arginine translocase TatA/TatE family subunit, with product MFGFGMPELIVILVIVMVVFGAGKLPEIGSALGKSIKNFKRASDGKDEIEIKPTKDDEAKKER from the coding sequence ATGTTTGGATTCGGCATGCCGGAACTTATTGTCATCCTGGTAATCGTCATGGTTGTATTTGGAGCGGGAAAACTGCCGGAAATCGGCAGCGCACTGGGCAAAAGCATTAAAAATTTCAAGCGTGCATCTGACGGCAAGGATGAAATAGAAATCAAGCCCACCAAAGATGATGAGGCAAAAAAAGAAAGGTGA